One part of the Arabidopsis thaliana chromosome 4, partial sequence genome encodes these proteins:
- a CDS encoding Bifunctional inhibitor/lipid-transfer protein/seed storage 2S albumin superfamily protein (Bifunctional inhibitor/lipid-transfer protein/seed storage 2S albumin superfamily protein; INVOLVED IN: lipid transport; CONTAINS InterPro DOMAIN/s: Bifunctional inhibitor/plant lipid transfer protein/seed storage (InterPro:IPR016140), Plant lipid transfer protein/hydrophobic protein, helical domain (InterPro:IPR013770); BEST Arabidopsis thaliana protein match is: protease inhibitor/seed storage/lipid transfer protein (LTP) family protein (TAIR:AT4G22470.1); Has 2123 Blast hits to 2070 proteins in 299 species: Archae - 1; Bacteria - 212; Metazoa - 674; Fungi - 154; Plants - 889; Viruses - 39; Other Eukaryotes - 154 (source: NCBI BLink).) has translation MNPKCSKTTLALFFAFTILLIGHAESNSRPRPRTPPPPRTPRTPSPPPPRTPKTPPPPPPRTPRTPPPPPPRTPRTPPPPPPRTPRTPPTAPPRTPPVSPRIPPILPPKTPPTAPPQTPPVSPPKSPPNSPPRAPPLSPPRTPPTSPPRVPPLSPPRTPPTSPPRAPPIPPPRTPSTSPPRAPPLSPPRTPPTSPPRAPPVPPPNTPPTSPPRAPPLSPPRTPPNSPPRTPPTSPPRAPPVPPPRISPTAPPRAPPLSPPRTPPTSPPRTPPLSPPITPPTSPPRAPPLSPPRTPPTSPPRAPPISPPRTPPSSPPRAPPMPPPRTPPTSPPLSPLSPPPRSPPMPPTRTPPVSPPTSPSRTPPVTPPRAPPTAPPQTPPVSPPIVPPNSPPKRPPMSPPITPPTSPPRAPPQSPPITPPISPPRAPPTPPGTPSVPPPPRTPPPPPPSGRCPRNGIPLQICSTILNMFDGFLGLGTAQPCCSLIRGLSDADALACLCESVRAPSRSLPRNIINLFMTCGRSIPPGFTCP, from the coding sequence ATGAATccaaaatgttcaaaaacaaCCCTAGCCCTCTTCTTCGCATTCACCATCCTCCTCATTGGCCACGCTGAATCTAATAGCCGTCCCCGCCCTAGAACACCACCTCCACCACGAACCCCAAGAACTCCATCACCTCCTCCACCACGAACCCCAAAaactccaccacctcctccaccacgAACCCCAAGaactccaccacctcctccaccacgAACCCCAAGaactccaccacctcctccaccaaGGACCCCAAGAACTCCACCAACAGCTCCTCCACGTACGCCACCAGTTTCTCCGCGGATACCACCAATTCTTCCTCCAAAGACTCCACCAACCGCTCCCCCACAAACACCACCGGTTTCTCCACCAAAGAGTCCCCCAAATTCTCCTCCGCGTGCACCACCACTTTCTCCACCAAGAACTCCACCAACATCTCCTCCGCGTGTACCACCACTATCTCCTCCAAGAACTCCACCAACTTCTCCTCCACGTGCACCACCAATTCCTCCTCCAAGAACTCCATCGACTTCTCCTCCCCGTGCACCACCACTATCCCCGCCAAGAACTCCACCAACTTCTCCTCCACGTGCACCACCGGTTCCTCCTCCTAATACTCCACCGACTTCTCCTCCTCGTGCACCACCACTATCCCCGCCAAGAACTCCACCAAATTCTCCTCCAAGAACTCCACCAACTTCTCCTCCACGAGCACCACCAGTTCCTCCTCCAAGAATTTCACCGACAGCTCCTCCACGTGCCCCACCACTATCCCCGCCAAGAACTCCACCAACTTCTCCTCCACGTACACCACCGCTATCTCCCCCTATAACTCCACCAACTTCTCCTCCGCGTGCACCACCTCTATCCCCGCCAAGAACTCCACCAACTTCTCCTCCGCGTGCACCACCAATATCTCCCCCAAGAACTCCACCGAGTTCTCCTCCTCGTGCACCACCAATGCCCCCACCAAGAACTCCACCAACTTCTCCCCCGCTTTCACCTCTATCTCCTCCGCCAAGAAGTCCACCAATGCCTCCTACACGTACACCCCCTGTGTCCCCACCAACTTCTCCTTCACGGACACCACCAGTTACTCCTCCAAGGGCTCCACCAACCGCTCCCCCACAAACACCACCGGTATCTCCGCCAATAGTTCCCCCAAATTCTCCTCCAAAGAGACCACCGATGTCTCCTCCCATAACTCCACCAACTTCTCCTCCACGTGCACCACCACAATCACCGCCAATAACTCCACCAATTTCTCCCCCACGTGCACCACCAACGCCCCCAGGGACACCTTCAGTACCACCGCCGCCGAGGACTCCACCACCGCCTCCCCCGAGTGGTAGATGCCCTAGGAATGGTATCCCACTACAAATATGTAGCACTATCCTAAATATGTTCGATGGTTTCCTAGGATTAGGAACGGCGCAACCATGTTGTTCTCTCATTCGTGGTCTTTCTGATGCTGACGCACTTGCCTGCCTTTGTGAATCAGTGAGAGCACCAAGTCGCAGTCTTCCTCGTAATATCATCAACCTCTTTATGACTTGTGGTCGTAGCATTCCCCCAGGCTTCACTTGCCCATGA
- a CDS encoding uncharacterized protein (unknown protein; FUNCTIONS IN: molecular_function unknown; INVOLVED IN: biological_process unknown; LOCATED IN: mitochondrion; EXPRESSED IN: shoot apex, leaf; Has 2 Blast hits to 2 proteins in 1 species: Archae - 0; Bacteria - 0; Metazoa - 0; Fungi - 0; Plants - 2; Viruses - 0; Other Eukaryotes - 0 (source: NCBI BLink).): MNRYYGTCILILVILLHIRFCILFTYKRQLKPGCTGKRQRPRSPLSLKLRLTVIPRRLRILSLTASHAHTDTRETLLRPAKIEQHWAALLVVMEMRPSTLTQIPNSDWLRGHTGWAEVKPKKTRLKVRKRAMIVVMFFEAIL, translated from the exons ATGAACCGATATTACGGAACTTGTATACTTATTTTAGTGATCTTATTACATATAAGATTCTGCATATTGTTTACTTATAAAAGGCAGTTGAAACCAG GTTGTACCGGCAAACGACAGAGACCAAGGAGCCCATTAAGCCTCAAATTGAGGTTGACGGTGATACCGAGAAGATTAAGAATATTGAGTCTTACGGCCTCGCATGCACATACAGACACAAGAGAAACATTATTAAGACCAGCTAAGATAGAACAACATTGGGCCGCGTTGCTGGTGGTTATGGAGATGAGACCAAGTACGTTGACGCAAATCCCCAATTCAGACTGGTTAAGAGGACACACAGGTTGGGCTGAGGTGAAGCCCAAGAAGACGAGGTTGAAGGTGAGGAAGAGAGCCATGATTGTTGTCATGTTCTTTGAAGCCATATTGTGA
- a CDS encoding Bifunctional inhibitor/lipid-transfer protein/seed storage 2S albumin superfamily protein (Bifunctional inhibitor/lipid-transfer protein/seed storage 2S albumin superfamily protein; INVOLVED IN: lipid transport; LOCATED IN: endomembrane system; CONTAINS InterPro DOMAIN/s: Bifunctional inhibitor/plant lipid transfer protein/seed storage (InterPro:IPR016140), Plant lipid transfer protein/seed storage/trypsin-alpha amylase inhibitor (InterPro:IPR003612), Plant lipid transfer protein/hydrophobic protein, helical domain (InterPro:IPR013770); BEST Arabidopsis thaliana protein match is: Bifunctional inhibitor/lipid-transfer protein/seed storage 2S albumin superfamily protein (TAIR:AT4G22517.1); Has 620 Blast hits to 620 proteins in 52 species: Archae - 0; Bacteria - 0; Metazoa - 0; Fungi - 0; Plants - 620; Viruses - 0; Other Eukaryotes - 0 (source: NCBI BLink).) — protein MASKNMTTIMALFLTFNLVFLGFTSAQPVCPLNQSELGICVNVLGLISITTSNAAQCCSILAGLNNVSLVSVCACEAVRLNILNLLGITVNLNLRLNGLLGLCRLPVQPGFNCLL, from the coding sequence ATGGCTTCAAAGAACATGACAACAATCATGGCTCTCTTCCTCACCTTCAACCTCGTCTTCTTGGGCTTCACCTCAGCCCAACCTGTGTGTCCTCTTAACCAGTCTGAATTGGGGATTTGCGTCAACGTACTTGGTCTCATCTCCATAACCACCAGCAACGCGGCCCAATGTTGTTCTATCTTAGCTGGTCTTAATAATGTTTCTCTTGTGTCTGTATGTGCATGCGAGGCCGTAAGACTCAATATTCTTAATCTTCTCGGTATCACCGTCAACCTCAATTTGAGGCTTAATGGGCTCCTTGGTCTCTGTCGTTTGCCGGTACAACCTGGCTTCAACTGCCTTTTATAA
- a CDS encoding Bifunctional inhibitor/lipid-transfer protein/seed storage 2S albumin superfamily protein (Bifunctional inhibitor/lipid-transfer protein/seed storage 2S albumin superfamily protein; INVOLVED IN: lipid transport; LOCATED IN: endomembrane system; CONTAINS InterPro DOMAIN/s: Bifunctional inhibitor/plant lipid transfer protein/seed storage (InterPro:IPR016140), Plant lipid transfer protein/seed storage/trypsin-alpha amylase inhibitor (InterPro:IPR003612), Plant lipid transfer protein/hydrophobic protein, helical domain (InterPro:IPR013770); BEST Arabidopsis thaliana protein match is: Bifunctional inhibitor/lipid-transfer protein/seed storage 2S albumin superfamily protein (TAIR:AT4G22513.1); Has 590 Blast hits to 590 proteins in 51 species: Archae - 0; Bacteria - 0; Metazoa - 0; Fungi - 0; Plants - 590; Viruses - 0; Other Eukaryotes - 0 (source: NCBI BLink).): protein MASKNMTTIMALFLTFNLVFLGFTSAQPVCPLNRSDLGICVNVLGLISLTTSNVARCCSILAGLNNTPLVSVCACEAVRLNILNLLGITVNLNLRLNGLLGLCRLPVQPGFNCLL from the coding sequence ATGGCTTCAAAGAATATGACAACAATCATGGCTCTCTTCCTCACCTTCAACCTCGTCTTCTTGGGTTTCACCTCAGCCCAACCTGTGTGTCCTCTTAACCGGTCTGACTTGGGGATTTGCGTCAACGTACTTGGTCTCATCTCCCTCACCACCAGCAACGTGGCCCGATGTTGTTCTATCTTAGCTGGTCTTAATAATACTCCTCTTGTGTCTGTATGTGCATGCGAGGCTGTAAGACTCAATATTCTTAACCTTCTCGGCATCACCGTCAACCTCAATTTGAGGCTTAATGGGCTCCTTGGTCTCTGTCGTTTGCCGGTACAACCTGGTTTCAACTGCCTTTTATAA
- a CDS encoding Bifunctional inhibitor/lipid-transfer protein/seed storage 2S albumin superfamily protein (Bifunctional inhibitor/lipid-transfer protein/seed storage 2S albumin superfamily protein; FUNCTIONS IN: lipid binding; INVOLVED IN: lipid transport; LOCATED IN: endomembrane system; CONTAINS InterPro DOMAIN/s: Bifunctional inhibitor/plant lipid transfer protein/seed storage (InterPro:IPR016140), Plant lipid transfer protein/seed storage/trypsin-alpha amylase inhibitor (InterPro:IPR003612), Plant lipid transfer protein/hydrophobic protein, helical domain (InterPro:IPR013770); BEST Arabidopsis thaliana protein match is: Bifunctional inhibitor/lipid-transfer protein/seed storage 2S albumin superfamily protein (TAIR:AT4G22610.1); Has 641 Blast hits to 635 proteins in 53 species: Archae - 0; Bacteria - 0; Metazoa - 0; Fungi - 0; Plants - 641; Viruses - 0; Other Eukaryotes - 0 (source: NCBI BLink).), which produces MASKNMMKNAIALFLTINLVFLVFTKAQAPPPQAPVCPRDSTQFLSCTNVLNLSLILINNQSVLPCCTLVTGLDAATASACICNAVRITIFNFLTINVRVNQVLRLCRIIPPLGFRCP; this is translated from the coding sequence atgGCTTCAAAGAACATGATGAAAAACGCTATAGCTCTCTTCCTCACCATTAACCTCGTCTTCCTTGTCTTCACAAAGGCCCAAGCTCCTCCACCTCAAGCTCCGGTGTGTCCCAGAGACTCGACCCAATTCCTATCTTGTACTAACGTGCTTAACCTCAGCTTAATCCTCATCAACAATCAATCAGTATTGCCATGTTGCACTCTAGTGACTGGGCTTGACGCTGCTACGGCATCTGCCTGCATCTGCAATGCCGTTAGAATCACaatctttaatttcttgaCTATCAATGTGAGAGTTAACCAAGTTCTTAGACTCTGCCGTATAATTCCCCCACTTGGTTTCAGATGCCCTTAA
- a CDS encoding S-adenosyl-L-methionine-dependent methyltransferases superfamily protein gives MSGVYDSQADIYLDARPTYPADWYSKLAALSHRHNLAWDAGTGNGQAAIGIAEHYERVVATDVSETMLNLGKPHPKVTYHHTPSSMTEDEMVDLIGGENSVDLITVATAVHWFDLPRFYAIANRLLRKPGGIIAVWSYNTDMVVNPEFDSVMTRFIAETLPYCKFPESQYFLDGYKTLPFPFESVGLGSEGKPMELEMKKTVSFEGFLRMLRSWSAVGAAKEKGVDLLSDNVVKELETAWGGYELVRTIVYKTFMLAGTVP, from the exons atgtcAGGAGTTTACGATAGTCAAGCTGATATCTACTTAGACGCACGACCTACTTATCCCGCCGATTGGTACTCCAAGCTCGCCGCTCTCTCCCACCGTCACAATCTCGCTTGGGACGCCGGAACCGGAAACGGCCAAGCTGCCATCGGA ATCGCGGAACACTACGAAAGAGTCGTTGCGACGGACGTTAGCGAGACGATGTTGAATCTCGGAAAACCGCATCCGAAAGTAACGTACCACCACACGCCCTCGTCGATGACGGAAGATGAAATGGTAGATCTTATTGGAGGAGAGAACTCTGTGGATTTGATAACGGTGGCTACCGCCGTACACTGGTTCGATCTCCCGAGATTCTACGCGATCGCGAATCGTCTCCTCCGTAAACCAGGAGGAATCATCGCCGTGTGGAGCTACAACACTGACATGGTGGTGAATCCCGAGTTCGACTCGGTGATGACTCGGTTCATCGCTGAAACGTTGCCGTATTGTAAATTCCCAGAGAGTCAGTATTTTTTGGACGGATATAAGACGTTGCCGTTTCCGTTTGAGAGCGTGGGTTTGGGCTCAGAGGGAAAGCCCATGGAactggagatgaagaaaacgGTGTCGTTTGAAGGATTCTTGCGGATGCTAAGATCGTGGTCTGCCGTTGGTGCTGCTAAAGAAAAAGGAGTAGACTTATTGTCGGACAATGTAGTCAAAGAGCTCGAGACGGCTTGGGGTGGTTATGAGCTGGTTCGAACCATTGTTTACAAGACGTTTATGCTCGCAGGAACCGTTCCTTAG
- the ORP2A gene encoding OSBP(oxysterol binding protein)-related protein 2A, translated as MNENLVKECEQIMLSEFSEMHGQVKLLHEERTNLLDALRQLEAANLEVGASGKHEFSSLGRGKYSECSTTASSDGKQEFEDVSEEDEPSFHDTKEFFNEPNIGSESNLAISGHTDIKRRTKLPDPAEKEKGVSLWSMIKDNVGKDLTRVCLPVYFNEPISSLQKCFEDLEYSYLLDRAYEHGKSGNGLLRALNVAAFAVSGYASTEGRHCKPFNPLLGETYEADFPEKGIRFFSEKVSHHPTVIACHCEGKGWKFWGDTNLRSKFWGRSIQVEPVGVLTLEFDDGEVFQWSKVTSTIYNIILGKLYCDHHGVMQIRGNRQYSCTLKFKEQSILERNPHQVNGFVEDVAGQKAATIFGKWDDSLYYVAGDGINKSKVSDPASNASLLWKRTKPPPNVTRYNLTSFAITLNELTPGLQEILPPTDSRLRPDQRHLENGEYEKANLEKQRLERRQRMSRQLQESGWRPRWFERQGESDTFKYTGGYWEARGHRNWDDCPDIFGEFTEELADAA; from the exons ATGAATGAGAATCTCGTCAAAGAGTGCGAACAGATCATGCTCTCAGAATTTTCTGAAATGCACGGACAAGTTAAACTTTTACACGAAGAACGGACTAATTTGCTTGATGCATTGAGGCAGCTTGAG GCAGCTAATCTCGAAGTTGGTGCATCAGGGAAGCATGAGTTTTCAAGCCTAGGACGTGGAAAGTATAGTG AATGCAGCACAACTGCTTCATCTGATGGTAAACAAGAGTTTGAGGATGTGTCTGAGGAAGATGAACCTTCCTTCCACGACACAAAGGAGTTCTTTAACGAACCTAACATTGGTTCTGAATCAAATTTAGCTATTTCTGGACACACGGATatcaagagaagaacaaaacttcCTGATCCAgctgaaaaagagaaaggtgTTAGTCTTTGGTCTATGATCAAAGACAACGTTGGAAAGGATCTCACCCGAGTTTGCCTCCCTGTGTATTTCAATGAACCAATATCATCCCtccaaaaatgttttgaagacTTGGAGTATTCGTATCTTTTGGACCGAGCATATGAACATGGAAAATCT GGGAATGGTCTCTTAAGAGCCTTAAATGTTGCTGCTTTTGCGGTCTCTGGATATGCTTCCACTGAAGGCAGGCATTGTAAGCCCTTCAATCCTTTGCTTGGAGAAACCTATGAAGCCGACTTTCCTGAAAAGGGAATCCGTTTCTTCTCTGAGAAG GTCAGTCACCATCCAACTGTTATCGCCTGCCACTGTGAAGGTAAAGGGTGGAAGTTTTGGGGTGACACTAACCTCAGGTCAAAGTTTTGGGGGAGGTCGATTCAAGTCGAACCTGTTGGAGTTTTGACTCTGGAGTTCGATGATGGAGAAGTATTTCAGTGGAGCAAG GTAACATCAACTATATACAATATCATACTAGGTAAACTCTACTGTGATCATCATGGTGTGATGCAAATCCGTGGGAACCGCCAATATTCTTGTACGCTCAAGTTTAAGGAGCAATCCATTCTTGAGAGAAATCCCCACCAG GTAAACGGTTTTGTAGAAGACGTAGCAGGGCAAAAAGCAGCAACAATATTTGGTAAATGGGATGATAGCCTTTACTATGTTGCTGGTGATGGAATCAACAAGTCGAAAGTCAGTGATCCTGCATCAAATGCCTCGTTACTGTGGAAAAGGACCAAGCCACCGCCTAATGTAACTAGATACAACTTAACCTCATTTGCCATTACTCTGAACGAGCTAACACCTGGGTTACAG GAGATACTTCCTCCCACAGACTCTAGGCTCAGACCAGATCAACGGCATCTTGAGAATGGTGAATATGAGAAGGCGAACTTAGAGAAACAACGGTTAGAAAGAAGGCAAAGAATG TCGCGGCAACTTCAAGAAAGCGGTTGGAGACCGAGATGGTTTGAGAGACAAGGTGAAAGCGACACCTTCAAGTACACGGGTGGTTATTGGGAAGCACGAGGGCATAGGAACTGGGATGATTGCCCCGACATCTTCGGGGAGTTCACAGAAGAGCTAGCGGACGCCGCTTAG
- the ORP2A gene encoding OSBP(oxysterol binding protein)-related protein 2A (OSBP(oxysterol binding protein)-related protein 2A (ORP2A); CONTAINS InterPro DOMAIN/s: Pleckstrin homology-type (InterPro:IPR011993), Oxysterol-binding protein (InterPro:IPR000648), Pleckstrin homology (InterPro:IPR001849); BEST Arabidopsis thaliana protein match is: OSBP(oxysterol binding protein)-related protein 2B (TAIR:AT4G12460.1); Has 30201 Blast hits to 17322 proteins in 780 species: Archae - 12; Bacteria - 1396; Metazoa - 17338; Fungi - 3422; Plants - 5037; Viruses - 0; Other Eukaryotes - 2996 (source: NCBI BLink).) has protein sequence MRVKELHPLCCITLESPHGINSQSPEEPVTTALTRSRSLPAKSLTGGSESETVAGILYKWTNFGKGWRSRWFLLRNGILSYSKIRRPENLNLLSPDDDVRLIGDISGERLSRMDSCSGRRKQQKTVGIVHLKVSSFRESKSDDRKFYIFTATKTLHLRTDSITDRAAWLQALASTKCIFPLRSLNGDFSFIPPKDLSISTERLKKRLHEEGMNENLVKECEQIMLSEFSEMHGQVKLLHEERTNLLDALRQLEAANLEVGASGKHEFSSLGRGKYSECSTTASSDGKQEFEDVSEEDEPSFHDTKEFFNEPNIGSESNLAISGHTDIKRRTKLPDPAEKEKGVSLWSMIKDNVGKDLTRVCLPVYFNEPISSLQKCFEDLEYSYLLDRAYEHGKSGNGLLRALNVAAFAVSGYASTEGRHCKPFNPLLGETYEADFPEKGIRFFSEKVSHHPTVIACHCEGKGWKFWGDTNLRSKFWGRSIQVEPVGVLTLEFDDGEVFQWSKVTSTIYNIILGKLYCDHHGVMQIRGNRQYSCTLKFKEQSILERNPHQVNGFVEDVAGQKAATIFGKWDDSLYYVAGDGINKSKVSDPASNASLLWKRTKPPPNVTRYNLTSFAITLNELTPGLQEILPPTDSRLRPDQRHLENGEYEKANLEKQRLERRQRMSRQLQESGWRPRWFERQGESDTFKYTGGYWEARGHRNWDDCPDIFGEFTEELADAA, from the exons ATGCGGGTTAAAGAGTTACATCCACTTTGTTGTATTACTTTGGAGAGTCCTCACGGGATTAATAGCCAGTCACCGGAAGAACCGGTGACAACGGCTTTAACTAGGTCAAGGAGTTTACCGGCGAAATCGTTGACCGGTGGATCGGAATCGGAGACTGTAGCTGGGATCTTATATAAATGGACTAATTTTGGTAAAGGATGGAGATCTAGATGGTTCTTACTCCGTAACGGAATCTTATCTTATTCTAAGATCCGGAGACCGGAGAATTTGAATCTACTTTCTCCGGATGATGATGTGAGGTTAATCGGAGATATTTCCGGTGAACGTCTTTCGAGAATGGATAGTTGTAGTGGTCGCcggaaacaacaaaaaaccgTCGGCATTGTTCATCTTAAG gtttcttctttcagaGAAAGCAAGTCTGATGATAGAAAGTTCTATATATTCACAGCAACAAAGACCCTTCATTTGAGGACTGATTCTATAACTGATAGAGCAGCTTGGTTACAAGCATTAGCATCTACAAAATGTATCTTTCCTCTGCGGTCACTTAATGGGGATTTCTCCTTCATACCACCAAAGGATTTGTCCATATCAACTGAGAGACTAAAGAAACGGTTGCACGAAGAGGGTATGAATGAGAATCTCGTCAAAGAGTGCGAACAGATCATGCTCTCAGAATTTTCTGAAATGCACGGACAAGTTAAACTTTTACACGAAGAACGGACTAATTTGCTTGATGCATTGAGGCAGCTTGAG GCAGCTAATCTCGAAGTTGGTGCATCAGGGAAGCATGAGTTTTCAAGCCTAGGACGTGGAAAGTATAGTG AATGCAGCACAACTGCTTCATCTGATGGTAAACAAGAGTTTGAGGATGTGTCTGAGGAAGATGAACCTTCCTTCCACGACACAAAGGAGTTCTTTAACGAACCTAACATTGGTTCTGAATCAAATTTAGCTATTTCTGGACACACGGATatcaagagaagaacaaaacttcCTGATCCAgctgaaaaagagaaaggtgTTAGTCTTTGGTCTATGATCAAAGACAACGTTGGAAAGGATCTCACCCGAGTTTGCCTCCCTGTGTATTTCAATGAACCAATATCATCCCtccaaaaatgttttgaagacTTGGAGTATTCGTATCTTTTGGACCGAGCATATGAACATGGAAAATCT GGGAATGGTCTCTTAAGAGCCTTAAATGTTGCTGCTTTTGCGGTCTCTGGATATGCTTCCACTGAAGGCAGGCATTGTAAGCCCTTCAATCCTTTGCTTGGAGAAACCTATGAAGCCGACTTTCCTGAAAAGGGAATCCGTTTCTTCTCTGAGAAG GTCAGTCACCATCCAACTGTTATCGCCTGCCACTGTGAAGGTAAAGGGTGGAAGTTTTGGGGTGACACTAACCTCAGGTCAAAGTTTTGGGGGAGGTCGATTCAAGTCGAACCTGTTGGAGTTTTGACTCTGGAGTTCGATGATGGAGAAGTATTTCAGTGGAGCAAG GTAACATCAACTATATACAATATCATACTAGGTAAACTCTACTGTGATCATCATGGTGTGATGCAAATCCGTGGGAACCGCCAATATTCTTGTACGCTCAAGTTTAAGGAGCAATCCATTCTTGAGAGAAATCCCCACCAG GTAAACGGTTTTGTAGAAGACGTAGCAGGGCAAAAAGCAGCAACAATATTTGGTAAATGGGATGATAGCCTTTACTATGTTGCTGGTGATGGAATCAACAAGTCGAAAGTCAGTGATCCTGCATCAAATGCCTCGTTACTGTGGAAAAGGACCAAGCCACCGCCTAATGTAACTAGATACAACTTAACCTCATTTGCCATTACTCTGAACGAGCTAACACCTGGGTTACAG GAGATACTTCCTCCCACAGACTCTAGGCTCAGACCAGATCAACGGCATCTTGAGAATGGTGAATATGAGAAGGCGAACTTAGAGAAACAACGGTTAGAAAGAAGGCAAAGAATG TCGCGGCAACTTCAAGAAAGCGGTTGGAGACCGAGATGGTTTGAGAGACAAGGTGAAAGCGACACCTTCAAGTACACGGGTGGTTATTGGGAAGCACGAGGGCATAGGAACTGGGATGATTGCCCCGACATCTTCGGGGAGTTCACAGAAGAGCTAGCGGACGCCGCTTAG